TGCCAGGCGCGGCGCGCCAGCCGGTCGGCGTAGTCGTAGTAGGCCTTGCCCGCGAGCAGCTGACCCTGGTGGTTGACGGGGTGGAAGGTTCCGTCCTCGTTCATGGGGACGCAGGCGTGGAAGAGGACGTCGTCGTTGTGGACGAGGTAGGCGCTGCCATGCTCGTAGAGGAAGTTCACGTGCGCGTTCAGCTTGTAGGAGGTGCGCACGGCGGCGAGCAGGTTGTCCATCACGGCTATCTCGTCGTCTGAGAGCGCGTAGGGGTCCGACCAGTCCACGGTGGGGAAGTCGGAGGTGACGAGCTCGTGGTCGCCGTCGCCCATGCGCACGGTGCCGCGGGCCGCCTCGACGCGCCCGAGCAGCAGGCGGTCCTCCATGTGCCAGTTGGGGTGGCGCATGATGGTCTGCCCCTCCAGCTTGAAGAGGATCACCGAGATGGCCTTCTCGAGCGGGCTCATCGCCTCGCCCGTGCGATAGGTCGCCTCGGCGAACAGGGCGAGCTCGCGCAGGGAGATGCCGTAGGCGCCCTCGAGGATCTTGAGCGAGTCGTAGCGGATGTTGTTGCGGATCACGGCGGCGAGGCACGTGGCCGAGCCAGCGGCGGCCCCCATCCAGACGATGTCGTGGTTGCCCCACTGCAGGTCCACGGAGTGGTACTCCATGAGGCGGTCGAGGATCTTGTCGGCGTGGTCGCCCCGGTCGAAGACGTCACCGACGACGTGGAGGTGGTCGACCGCGAGGCGCTTGATCAGCGAGGCCAGGCTCACCACGAAGTCGTCGGCGGAGCCGGTGTCCACGATCGTGTCTATGATGCGGCGATGGTAGCTCTGGCGCTCGTCGCCCTCGCCGGGGGAGGCGTGCAGCAGCTCGTCGATGATGTAGGCGTACTCGGGCGGCATGGCCTTGCGGACCTTCGAGCGCGTGTAGGAGTCGGAGAGGTAGCGCGCCAGGCGCACGAGGCGCATGAGCGTGATCGCGTACCACTCGTCCGTCACGACGCCGGAGGACTTGAGCCGACGCAGCTTGCGGTGGGGGTAGTAGATGAGCGTGCAGAGGTCGGCCTGCTCGCCGCCCGTGAGCTCAAAGCGGAAGATGTCGGCCACGCGCTCGCGGACGACGCCGGAGCAGTTGTTGAGGATGTGCTTGAACGCGTCGTACTCGCCGTGGATGTCGGAGACGAAGTGCTCGGTGCCCTTGGGCAGGTTGAGGATGGCCTCGAGGTTGATGATCTCCGCGTAGGCGGAGCGGACGGTCGGGAACTTCTCCGAGAGCAGCTCGAGGTACTTGCGATCCGGCATCAGGGTCCCTTCTCCACGTGTCTCCACCCCATGGTGAGCGGCTGGGATTGATTCCGGCAAACGGTTTTCGGCGAGAAGGGCGGGGCGCCGGCGCGTGCGGCCCAAAACGTGCTACCATGCTGTGCCGAGGCGTTGACGGGGAGAGTACCCGGGGGCGCGCGGCCCAGAGAGAGCGGGGACGGTGGGAGCCCGCGGCCGCGTCCCGGCGAAGATCACCCCCGAGCCGCGGCCCCAAAGCCCGGCGAGAAGAGCGTTCTTCTCGCCTGCGAGTAGGCGTCGCCGGAGTGGCCGCCGAGACAGGCCAGCCGAGTACGGCGGACATCCGCTCGCTGGGTGGTTCACAAGCGAAGTCGCGTGCGCGCTTCGTCCCAGCAGGAGGGACGGGCGCGTTTTTTCGTGTCCGAGAGGATGGGTC
Above is a genomic segment from Olsenella timonensis containing:
- a CDS encoding fructose-1,6-bisphosphatase, which produces MPDRKYLELLSEKFPTVRSAYAEIINLEAILNLPKGTEHFVSDIHGEYDAFKHILNNCSGVVRERVADIFRFELTGGEQADLCTLIYYPHRKLRRLKSSGVVTDEWYAITLMRLVRLARYLSDSYTRSKVRKAMPPEYAYIIDELLHASPGEGDERQSYHRRIIDTIVDTGSADDFVVSLASLIKRLAVDHLHVVGDVFDRGDHADKILDRLMEYHSVDLQWGNHDIVWMGAAAGSATCLAAVIRNNIRYDSLKILEGAYGISLRELALFAEATYRTGEAMSPLEKAISVILFKLEGQTIMRHPNWHMEDRLLLGRVEAARGTVRMGDGDHELVTSDFPTVDWSDPYALSDDEIAVMDNLLAAVRTSYKLNAHVNFLYEHGSAYLVHNDDVLFHACVPMNEDGTFHPVNHQGQLLAGKAYYDYADRLARRAWQESDEVSLDWMWYLWCGRYSPLSGRLMRTFERTYLTDRSTWVEPRDPYYALTDDADVCRRILEEFGADPVRGHVINGHTPVHASAGERPVRAGGRLVVIDGGFCQAYHKTTGIGGYTLISDPRGMRIKAHRPFGSIADVLDLNADIMSDDDRFELEARPLTVGDTDTGDEIREQIRDLRALLDAYRSGELPERTTRA